Within the Flavobacterium sp. N502536 genome, the region AAGGCATATGGGATGAGGAAATTCCGAAAAGAAACTTCATTCCAATTGTTTTTGAAAAACCCAAAAACAACAATACAGCCGCTCTGATCGCTAAACTTACCCAAAGAAACATCCGCGTTGATGATGCTGTGCAGCTAGATTTGATGACGCTATCAAAAACGGCCGAAAACAGATCTATTGAAATCACGATTCGGGATAATTCTTCCAAAATAGTGCTGGATACCAAAATCAACTGTACTCTTAAAAATAAAATACAGCACAAACTTACTTCCTTTAAATTCCGCAATCCGAAACCGGGTGTTTATCATTTTCTTAGCCGTTCGGGTAAGGATACGATTGGACAGTATGATTTTGTTGTTTTTCCCAAATTTAATTTTGACAGCATCCGTTCGCAAATCACACAGAATCAACATCATTTAGCCTACGGCACCGTAAATACCTTATTGTTCAAAGCAAATGAAGTAGAAAAGCAGCTATTTCAATTAAAGTCTTATGAAACCGGCAAGAAACTATTAGAGCAGTATTTTCTTTTTGAGACGGAGTTGCTCTCTTTTTTAAAAGGAAATGACCCATACAAAGGCATTACAAAACCTTACCGAAGAGCTTTTAAATCAAAATACGACAACAGCTTTCAGCCTTACACGATAAAGCTTCCCCCGGACTATTCTCCTGCAAAAAAATATCCTCTTCTGGTATTTCTTCATGGCAGCGGACAGGACGAACAGACTGTGCTGAATCAGGCCAGAAGCGGAGGTGATTTTATTGAAGTAGCTCCATTTGGCAGAGACCAATACAATTGTTACGATTCCGACAGTTCGCAAAAGGACATTGTGGAAGCCATAGAAGATGTACTCGCACATTTTTCGGCTGACCCAAATAAAATGATCATTGCCGGATTTTCGATGGGAGGTTATGGTGCCTTACGAACCTATTATCAGCATCCTGAACTTTACAAAGGGGTGGCTGTATTTGCAGGCCATCCGGATTTGGCAAACGACTGGCTGGGTTCCGGACATCCGAATTTTCTGGAGGACCAATTTCTTACTCCCTTTTCAAAAATCCCTGTTTTTATTTATCATGGCAGAAAAGACGGAGCTTTGCCGGTTGCCAAAGCAGAAGAATTAATACGTAAACTTAAATCAAACGGAATTCAGGTAACCGAAAGAATAATGAAGGACAAAACCCACGAATATCCTGATGACGAAACGAACCGGATTTATTTTGAGTGGCTGACCAAAATCGCCGAAAAGTAATGCTTCTGATTCAAATAAAATCCGAAAAACTCTGATAACGGCAAGAAAAACAAACCATTGCACAGAAACAAAAAGGTCTCTTTTAAATTGTTTTAAAAGAGACCTTAGCTTGTTGGAATTACTTTTTTCCGTATATTTCAAAAAAAGAATAGTATCTTTTATTGTACCATAATTTTCTCGGTTGATTCTGCTCCATCCTGACGTACTTTCAGGATATAAACTCCTTTTTGCAAACCTTGAATAAGCACTTCTTTATTAGTGGTCTGAACAGAAAAAACCTTTTTACCGGACAGATCAAACAGTTCCACCTCCATTACAACAACCGATCTGGTTTGTATGTATAACCTTCCATGTGGCACAGGATTCGGATAAACTACAAAACCTTCAATTTCAGTATTCACTACTCCCAAACTATTTTTTTCGACTGTTACCGTATACGTTTTTGCTGTACCATCCTGAGCTGTAACTTCTATTGTAACAGCGGTACTGGCCCCGGCAGCTAAATTTATTTCCGGCGAAGGTTTTCCACTAGCCACTGCTGCTCCATTTACTTTAACCGTCGCATTAGCGTCGCTGGTAACCGGCGTTACCGTTATGCTATTCACGTCAGCAGCTACCTTTGCGGTATAAGCTGTCGTTGCGGAGGAAAAAGCAGTACTCAGAGCTCCGGCACTCAAACTTAAATTACTTAAAGTAGCTATATTACTCAGCGTAGTAACTGTTGCGGGATTACTGGTATTTGTTGTGGTTAAATAAACAGGATAGGCAGGGTGGTCTCCGTTTAACTCCACGACCATAACCTGATAGATTTCCCCCGAATCCAGCCCTTTTATTTCTGTTTCATTGGTAGATAAATAATACCCAATAACATACCAACCTGATGCTCCAATTTGATCACCCATACCATAAACAGTGTCCGATAAAAAATACTTATTAGGCAAAACAGGGATATCAGCTGTACCTGCATGCATCAACACCATCCTCCGGTTTCCGTTTCCATTGGTCCACTGCACCCTGGTACCGGTCGCGGTTGTATTGGTAAAAGTAAGATTACTTGCCTGAATCGTTGGTGACGGGTTGAACCTGATAACATCTATCATATATTTTTTTACAGCACCATCCTTGGCTGTAACTTCTATTGTAATTGTAGTAGGATTAGCGGTTTGCAGATTACCAATCACTTGCGAAGGATTTCCACTAGCTACTGCTACTCCATTTACTTTTACTGTCGCATGGCTATCGGTGGTAACCGGTGTTACTGTTATACTACTAACGGCATTAGATACCGTGACCCAATAATCTG harbors:
- a CDS encoding alpha/beta hydrolase-fold protein, which encodes MKTKGYFLYFVWCMVQIVSGQSLRSDEIRFLNFTPVIDGKPDRQLLHLKQKEFHHFFSFDNVGASRTKITYLMGYTPTHLYLYIEAAADSITYRDRGFINGDGFKLLLAKRQKDSLTDEYYDIAFSPSKDKKYWARKRIWDYNRNQSHGKKLSSETHFEEAFYDGKARFEILLAWKDVEPYHPWFSNQLGYNLYFAKAIANDAATGYSVVKDEGIWDEEIPKRNFIPIVFEKPKNNNTAALIAKLTQRNIRVDDAVQLDLMTLSKTAENRSIEITIRDNSSKIVLDTKINCTLKNKIQHKLTSFKFRNPKPGVYHFLSRSGKDTIGQYDFVVFPKFNFDSIRSQITQNQHHLAYGTVNTLLFKANEVEKQLFQLKSYETGKKLLEQYFLFETELLSFLKGNDPYKGITKPYRRAFKSKYDNSFQPYTIKLPPDYSPAKKYPLLVFLHGSGQDEQTVLNQARSGGDFIEVAPFGRDQYNCYDSDSSQKDIVEAIEDVLAHFSADPNKMIIAGFSMGGYGALRTYYQHPELYKGVAVFAGHPDLANDWLGSGHPNFLEDQFLTPFSKIPVFIYHGRKDGALPVAKAEELIRKLKSNGIQVTERIMKDKTHEYPDDETNRIYFEWLTKIAEK
- a CDS encoding cadherin-like beta sandwich domain-containing protein — encoded protein: MTCTFTFFFTKKPFWVYVIAFFSVFQTAVAQAPTIQASDIVFTNITETTATISWKPGNGNHRAVFMRKGTTASPNAMPVDNVYYRPSPFFGSGSQIDTSGWYCVAIAADNNMVSVGDLTFGAIYQVQVLDYYNDIAYNKFYLRTTNSSNPAALTIPNNVATLSNLSTSDGIWNKVFSSRITDYWVTVSNAVSSITVTPVTTDSHATVKVNGVAVASGNPSQVIGNLQTANPTTITIEVTAKDGAVKKYMIDVIRFNPSPTIQASNLTFTNTTATGTRVQWTNGNGNRRMVLMHAGTADIPVLPNKYFLSDTVYGMGDQIGASGWYVIGYYLSTNETEIKGLDSGEIYQVMVVELNGDHPAYPVYLTTTNTSNPATVTTLSNIATLSNLSLSAGALSTAFSSATTAYTAKVAADVNSITVTPVTSDANATVKVNGAAVASGKPSPEINLAAGASTAVTIEVTAQDGTAKTYTVTVEKNSLGVVNTEIEGFVVYPNPVPHGRLYIQTRSVVVMEVELFDLSGKKVFSVQTTNKEVLIQGLQKGVYILKVRQDGAESTEKIMVQ